In Quercus lobata isolate SW786 chromosome 12, ValleyOak3.0 Primary Assembly, whole genome shotgun sequence, a genomic segment contains:
- the LOC115970211 gene encoding disease resistance RPP13-like protein 4 yields the protein MFSSNETQNSPGETSTLPKGEPTVSQTTVETTTTNNSNSATITTNPDNNGNNNGGGGKDRISIHFNHLKKLLEQMKSYLTVLKTPSENAVVKRRIFVYWGLGEEELRDAEAKSPEKIVDKILEEFQEKGLIEPVIKKRKQPQHVKSYRMDPLVRSAATLLPKEAKFFDYDGKGNVLPQRDWTSGLDSKGNPVVDENVSWPRSQRLCPESLSFLSLQGISRIKELPRSIGLLRSLLILDLKECHNLEILSEEIANLTNLRYLDVSDCYLLADMPKGLGVHSELRVLKGFVISNRQKIRRSGTLHDLKRLRNLRKLTINARSKDFPTRNDLSALQELGGVLRNLTIVWGPTEPNKAPKPEAKIVEETKSAGTVPIVEIETLPRQLKKLDLQCFPKSTATWLTPESLPNLEKLYVRGNLATLGESKWSQVKTLRLKYLNELKTTWIKLQQSFPKLEYLEKVKCPGIILCPCDEHGVWMKTI from the exons ATGTTTTCCTCtaatgaaacacaaaatagTCCTGGAGAAACCTCGACCCTTCCGAAAGGGGAACCTACTGTTTCACAAACCACAGTTGAAActaccaccaccaacaacagcAACTCTgccaccatcaccaccaacCCAGACAATAATGGCAACAACAATGGCGGCGGAGGAAAGGACAGAATTAGCATCCATTTTAACCATCTTAAGAAGTTACTCGAACAAATGAAAAGCTACTTAACTGTACTTAAGACTCCTTCAG AAAATGCAGTGGTGAAGAGGAGGATCTTTGTATACTGGGGATTGGGAGAGGAGGAGTTGCGGGACGCTGAAGCAAAATCACCTGAGAAAATCGTTGATAAAATTCTTGAGGAATTTCAAGAGAAAGGCTTAATCGAGCCTGTTATAAAAAAGCGAAAGCAGCCCCAGCATGTTAAAAGCTATAGAATGGATCCTCTTGTGCGTTCTGCTGCGACTTTGCTTCCCAAGGAAGCTAAGTTTTTTGATTATGATGGCAAGGGGAATGTGCTTCCCCAGAGAGATTGGACTTCTGGTTTAGATTCTAAGGGGAATCCGGTAGTGGATGAAAATGTCTCATGGCCACGCTCTCAAAGGTTGT GTCCGGAAAGTTTAAGCTTCCTTAGCCTTCAAGGGATCTCTAGAATTAAAGAGCTTCCACGTTCCATAGGCCTGCTCAGATCCTTGTTGATCTTAGATCTCAAGGAGTGTCACAATTTGGAGATTCTCTCAGAGGAGATAGCCAATCTCACAAACCTCAGGTACTTGGATGTTTCTGACTGTTATCTGCTAGCTGACATGCCCAAGGGGCTAGGGGTGCACTCAGAACTTCGAGTCCTTAAGGGTTTTGTCATTAGTAATCGGCAAAAAATTCGAAGATCGGGCACTTTACATGATTTGAAGAGATTGAGGAATCTGAGGAAACTGACCATTAATGCAAGAAGTAAGGACTTCCCTACAAGAAACGATCTAAGTGCTCTCCAAGAGCTTGGTGGAGTACTTCGAAACCTAACAATAGTATGGGGACCAACTGAGCCAAATAAAGCACCCAAACCAGAAGCTAAGATTGTAGAAGAAACCAAATCAGCTGGAACGGTTCCTATCGTTGAGATTGAGACACTTCCACGGCAACTGAAGAAGCTGGATCTTCAGTGTTTCCCCAAGTCTACAGCAACGTGGCTGACACCTGAATCTTTGCCAAACCTAGAGAAACTCTACGTAAGAGGAAACCTCGCAACTCTGGGTGAAAGCAAATGGTCCCAGGTTAAGACTTTACGTTTGAAGTACTTGAATGAATTGAAGACAACTTGGATAAAACTGCAACAATCTTTTCCAAAATTGGAATACTTGGAGAAAGTCAAATGCCCTGGGATCATACTTTGCCCTTGCGACGAGCATGGAGTGTGGATGAAGACTATTTGA